One Gymnogyps californianus isolate 813 chromosome 11, ASM1813914v2, whole genome shotgun sequence genomic window carries:
- the HACD3 gene encoding very-long-chain (3R)-3-hydroxyacyl-CoA dehydratase 3, with product MAGPSLRPHVHWAQRHRELYLRVELSDVQHPDIAITDNVLHFKAQGHGAKGDNIYEFQIEFLEPVEPKPVCRVTQRQLNITVQKKESNWWERLTKQEKRPLFLAPDFDRWLDESDAEMELKEKEEEKINKMKIESRVPKDPFKHLKKGYLIMYNLVQFLGFSWIFVNMTVRLFILGKDSFYDTFHTIADMMYFCQTLALMEIINSLIGLVRSPLIPAVVQIFGRNFILFVVLGSLEEMQSKPVVFFIFYFWSIIEVFRYPYYMLSCIGIEWKPLTWLRYTTWIPLYPLGALAEAVCIIQSIPIFSETGKFSLGLPNPLNVTIQFSFLLQIYLIALFLGVFVNFRHLYKQRKQHLGPKKRKMK from the exons ATGGCGGGCCCCAGCCTGCGGCCGCACGTGCACTGGGCGCAGCGGCACCGCGAGCTCTACCTGCGCGTGGAGCTGAGCGACGTGCAG CACCCGGACATCGCCATCACCGACAACGTGCTGCACTTCAAAG CTCAGGGGCATGGTGCCAAAGGGGACAACATCTACGAATTTCAGATTGAGTTCCTAGAACCGGTTGAGCCTAAA CCTGTATGCAGGGTGACTCAAAGGCAGCTGAACATCACTGTGCAGAAAAAAGAGAGTAACTGGTGGGAGAGACTCACCAAGCAAGAGAAGCGCCCGCTCTTCCTAGCTCCTGACTTCGACCGCTGGTTAGATGAATCGGATGCTGAAATGGAACTGAAGGAGAAG gaagaagaaaagattaacaaaatgaaaatagaatcCAGAGTCCCAAAAGACC CCTTCAAACACCTGAAGAAGGGATACTTAATCATGTATAATCTTGTACAGTTTTTGGGATTCTCTTGGATTTTTGTGAACATGACAGTACGACTGTTCATCTTAGGAAAAG ATTCCTTCTATGATACATTTCACACTATTGCTGACATGATGTATTTCTGTCAGACCCTGGCATTAATGGAGATCATCAATTCCCTAATAGGACTAGTCAGATCACCGCTGATACCTGCTGTAGTGCAG atatttggaagaaactttattttgtttgttgtcCTCGGAAGCTTAGAGGAAATGCAGAGCAAACCTGTGGtgttcttcatattttatttctggagtATCATTGAGGTGTTCAG GTATCCATATTACATGCTTTCATGCATCGGTATTGAATGGAAACCACTAACCTGGCTCCGTTACACTACCTGGATCCCTCTCTACCCTCTAGGAGCCTTGGCAGAAG CCGTCTGTATCATTCAATCCATTCCAATCTTCAGTGAAACAGGGAAGTTTAGTCTGGGATTGCCAAATCCACTGAACGTCACaatccagttttcatttttgcttcaaaTATACCTTATAGCCTTGTTTTTAG GGGTATTTGTAAACTTCCGTCATCTCTACAAGCAAAGGAAACAGCACCTTGGaccaaagaagagaaagatgaagtAA
- the INTS14 gene encoding LOW QUALITY PROTEIN: integrator complex subunit 14 (The sequence of the model RefSeq protein was modified relative to this genomic sequence to represent the inferred CDS: inserted 1 base in 1 codon) produces the protein MPTVVVMDVSLSMTRPVSVEGSEEYQRKHLAVHGLTMLFEHMATNYKLEFTALVVFSSLWELMVPFTRDYNTLQEALSNMDDYDKTCLESALLGVCNIVQQEWGAAIPCQVVLVTDGCLGIGRGSLRHSLATHNQRSESNRFPLPFPFPSKLYVMCMANLEELQSTDSLDCLERLIDLNNGEGQIFTIDGPLCLKNVQSMFGKLIDLAYTPFHAVLKCGHLTSDVQVFPRPEPFIIDEEIDPIPKAINTDLEIVGFVDIADISSPPVLSRHLVLPIALNREGDEVGPGITDDTEDENSANQIAGKIPNFCVLLHGSLKVEGMVAVVQLGPEWYGMLYSQADSKKKSNLMMSLFEPGPEPLPWLGKMAQLGPISDAKENPYGEDDNKXPFPLQPKNKRSYAQNVTVWIKPSGLQTDVQKILRNARKLPEKTQTFYKELNRLRKAALAFGFLDLLKGVADMLERECTLLPDTAHPDAAFQLTHAAQQLKVASTGASEYAAYDHNIAPLQTDFSSSSTERM, from the exons ATGCCGACGGTGGTGGTGATGGACGTGTCGCTCTCCATGACACGGCCGGTGTCAGTGGAGGGCTCTGAGGAGTACCAGCGGAAACACCTGGCTGTCCATGGCCTGACCATGCTGTTCGAGCACATGGCGACCAACTACAAGCTGGAGTTCACGGCCTTGGTGGTGTTTTCGTCGCTCTGGGAGCTGATGGTGCCCTTTACGAGAGATTACAACACGCTCCAG GAAGCCCTAAGTAACATGGATGATTATGACAAAACCTGTTTAGAGTCAGCGCTGCTGGGGGTTTGCAATATTGTCCAGCAGGAATGGGGCGCAGCAATTCCTTGCCAG GTTGTTCTTGTCACTGATGGCTGCTTGGGGATCGGCAGAGGCTCCCTACGGCACTCACTAGCTACTCACAACCAGCGAAGTGAAAGCAACCGGTTTCCACTGCCTTTCCCGTTCCCATCCAAGTTGTATGTCATGTGCATGGCAAATCTCGAAGAG CTTCAAAGCACGGATTCCTTAGACTGCCTGGAACGGCTCATAGATTTAAACAATGGGGAAGGGCAAATTTTCACCATTGATGGACCCCTTTGCCTGAAGAATGTACAGTCGATGTTTGG AAAGCTAATAGACCTGGCTTATACACCATTCCATGCTGTTCTCAAGTGTGGCCACTTAACATCTGATGTGCAAGTATTTCCCAGACCAGAACCTTTCATTATAGATGAGGAAATAGACCCCATTCCTAAAGCAATTAATACAG ATCTAGAAATTGTTGGTTTTGTAGATATAGCTGACATTTCTAGCCCTCCTGTCTTGTCCAGACACTTGGTACTGCCCATTGCACTTAACAGAG AAGGTGATGAGGTGGGACCTGGGATCACCGATGACACCGAAGATGAGAATTCAGCTAATCAGATTGCCGGGAAAATCCCcaacttctgtgttttattaCATGGCAGCCTGAAAGTGGAAGGCATGGTGGCTGTCGTCCAGTTGGG GCCAGAGTGGTATGGGATGCTCTATTCACAAGCTGATAGCAAGAAGAAATCAAACCTCATGATGTCACTCTTTGAACCTGGTCCTGAGCCCCTTCCATGGCTAGGGAAGATGGCACAGCTTGGACCCATTTCAG atgCGAAAGAAAATCCTTATGGAGAGGATGACAATA GCCCTTTCCCCTTGCAACCCAAGAACAAGCGCAGTTACGCACAGAATGTTACCGTATGGATTAAACCAAGTGGCCTCCAG acaGATGTACAGAAGATCTTGAGAAATGCAAGGAAACTCCCTGAAAAAACTCAAACCTTCTATAAA GAGCTTAATCGTTTACGAAAGGCAGCCCTGGCCTTTGGCTTTTTGGACCTCTTGAAAGGCGTGGCAGACATGCTGGAGCGGGAGTGCACCCTGCTTCCTGACACGGCTCATCCTGATGCAGCGTTTCAGCTCACGCATGCCGCTCAGCAGCTTAAAGTGGCAAGTACCGGAGCATCGGAATATGCTGCCTATGATCATAACATTGCTCCACTGCAGACAGACTTTTCCAGTAGCAGCACTGAAAGAATGTGA